One stretch of Pseudomonas fluorescens Q2-87 DNA includes these proteins:
- the metF gene encoding methylenetetrahydrofolate reductase [NAD(P)H] yields the protein MSQDRRYSFEFFPTKTDAGHEKLIATARQLASYNPDFFSCTYGAGGSTRDRTMNTVLQLESEVKVPAAPHLSCVGDSKEDLRSLLTQYKAAGINRIVALRGDLPSGMGMASGELRHANELVSFIREETGEHFHIEVAAYPEMHPQARNFEDDLLNFVRKAKAGANSAITQYFFNADSYFYFVERIRKMGVDIPVVPGIMPITNYSKLARFSDACGAEIPRWIRKQLEAYGDDSSSIQSFGEEVITQMCERLLQGGAPGLHFYTLNQAEPSLAVWNNLKLPR from the coding sequence ATGTCCCAAGACCGTCGCTACAGCTTCGAGTTCTTCCCGACGAAGACCGATGCTGGGCATGAAAAACTCATCGCCACTGCCCGTCAGTTGGCCAGCTACAACCCCGACTTCTTCTCCTGCACCTATGGCGCCGGCGGTTCGACCCGTGACCGCACGATGAACACCGTGTTGCAGCTCGAAAGCGAAGTCAAAGTCCCGGCCGCACCTCACCTGTCCTGTGTGGGTGACAGCAAGGAAGACCTGCGCAGCCTGCTGACGCAATACAAGGCCGCGGGCATCAATCGCATCGTCGCCCTGCGCGGTGACCTGCCCTCCGGCATGGGCATGGCCAGCGGCGAGCTGCGCCATGCCAACGAACTGGTGAGCTTCATTCGAGAAGAAACCGGGGAGCATTTCCACATCGAAGTGGCCGCCTACCCGGAAATGCACCCCCAGGCGCGTAATTTCGAAGACGATCTGCTCAATTTCGTGCGCAAGGCCAAAGCCGGCGCCAATAGTGCGATCACGCAATATTTCTTCAATGCCGACAGTTATTTCTATTTTGTTGAGCGTATCCGCAAGATGGGTGTCGATATTCCTGTGGTGCCGGGAATCATGCCGATCACCAATTACAGCAAGCTTGCGCGCTTTTCCGACGCGTGCGGTGCAGAAATCCCGCGCTGGATCCGCAAGCAGCTGGAAGCCTACGGTGATGACAGTTCCAGCATCCAAAGCTTCGGCGAGGAAGTCATCACGCAAATGTGTGAGCGTTTGTTGCAGGGCGGTGCGCCGGGGCTGCATTTCTATACCCTTAATCAGGCCGAACCCAGCCTCGCCGTCTGGAACAATCTTAAACTGCCACGTTAA
- the ahcY gene encoding adenosylhomocysteinase, whose product MSAVITPADFTDYKVADMSLAAWGRREIIIAESEMPALMGLRRKYAGEQPLKGAKILGCIHMTIQTAVLIETLVALGAEVRWSSCNIFSTQDQAAAAIAAAGVPVFAWKGETEQEYEWCLEQTILKDGQPWDANMILDDGGDLTELLHKKYAAVLDKVHGVTEETTTGVHRLLDMLAKGELKIPAINVNDSVTKSKNDNKYGCRHSLNDAIKRGTDHLLSGKQALVIGYGDVGKGSAQSLRQEGMIVKVSEVDPICAMQACMDGFELVSPFVDGINDGTEASIDKALLGKIDLIVTTTGNVNVCDANMLKALKKRAVVCNIGHFDNEIDTAFMRKNWAWEEVKPQVHKVHRTGTGSFDPQNDDYLILLAEGRLVNLGNATGHPSRIMDGSFANQVLAQIFLFGQKYADLSPAQKAERLTVEVLPKKLDEEVALEMVRGFGGVVTQLTKQQADYIGVTVEGPFKPHAYRY is encoded by the coding sequence ATGAGCGCTGTTATCACGCCTGCAGATTTTACCGACTACAAAGTCGCCGACATGTCCCTCGCCGCCTGGGGCCGTCGCGAAATCATCATCGCCGAATCCGAAATGCCAGCCCTGATGGGCCTGCGCCGCAAATACGCCGGCGAGCAGCCGCTCAAGGGCGCGAAGATCCTCGGCTGCATCCACATGACCATCCAGACCGCCGTGCTGATCGAAACCCTGGTTGCCCTGGGTGCCGAAGTACGTTGGTCGTCCTGCAACATCTTCTCGACCCAGGACCAGGCCGCTGCCGCCATCGCCGCCGCCGGTGTCCCAGTGTTCGCCTGGAAAGGCGAGACCGAGCAGGAGTACGAGTGGTGCCTGGAGCAGACCATCCTCAAGGATGGCCAGCCGTGGGATGCCAACATGATCCTCGACGACGGCGGCGACCTCACCGAGCTGCTGCACAAGAAGTACGCAGCCGTGCTGGACAAGGTTCACGGCGTCACCGAAGAGACCACCACCGGCGTACACCGTCTGTTGGACATGCTGGCCAAGGGTGAGCTGAAGATCCCGGCCATCAACGTCAACGACTCGGTGACCAAGAGCAAGAACGACAACAAGTACGGCTGCCGTCACAGCCTCAACGACGCCATCAAGCGCGGCACCGACCACCTGTTGTCGGGCAAGCAGGCGCTGGTGATCGGCTACGGTGACGTGGGCAAGGGCTCGGCCCAGTCCCTGCGCCAGGAAGGCATGATCGTCAAGGTATCGGAAGTCGATCCGATCTGCGCCATGCAAGCCTGCATGGACGGTTTCGAACTGGTTTCGCCGTTCGTCGACGGGATCAACGACGGCACCGAAGCCAGCATCGACAAGGCGCTGCTGGGCAAGATCGACCTGATCGTGACCACCACCGGTAACGTCAATGTCTGCGATGCGAACATGCTCAAGGCCCTGAAGAAGCGCGCCGTGGTTTGCAACATCGGCCACTTCGACAATGAAATCGACACCGCTTTCATGCGCAAGAATTGGGCGTGGGAAGAAGTGAAGCCACAGGTCCACAAGGTTCACCGCACCGGCACCGGCAGCTTCGATCCACAGAACGACGACTACCTGATCCTGCTGGCCGAAGGCCGCCTGGTTAACCTGGGCAATGCCACCGGCCACCCAAGCCGCATCATGGACGGCTCGTTCGCCAACCAGGTCCTGGCCCAGATCTTCCTGTTCGGCCAGAAATACGCCGACCTGTCGCCAGCCCAGAAAGCCGAGCGCCTGACCGTGGAAGTACTGCCCAAGAAACTCGACGAAGAAGTGGCCCTGGAAATGGTCCGCGGTTTCGGCGGCGTGGTCACCCAACTGACCAAGCAACAGGCTGACTACATCGGCGTCACCGTCGAAGGCCCGTTCAAGCCGCACGCTTACCGCTACTGA
- a CDS encoding acyl-CoA thioesterase — protein sequence MNFHTRKWVKPEDLNPNGTLFGGSLLRWIDEEAAIYAIVQLGNQRVVTKYISEINFVSASRQGDIIELGITATEFGRTSITLTCEVRNKITRKSILTVEKMVFVNLGEDGLPAPHGRTEIKYVKDQFQDGITSE from the coding sequence ATGAATTTCCACACCCGCAAATGGGTCAAGCCCGAAGACCTCAACCCCAACGGCACGCTATTCGGCGGCAGCCTGTTGCGCTGGATCGACGAAGAGGCGGCGATCTACGCCATCGTCCAGTTGGGCAACCAGCGCGTAGTCACCAAGTACATCTCGGAAATCAATTTCGTCAGCGCCTCGCGCCAGGGCGACATCATCGAGCTGGGTATCACCGCTACCGAATTTGGCCGCACGTCCATCACCCTGACCTGTGAAGTGCGCAACAAGATCACCCGCAAAAGCATCCTGACGGTGGAAAAAATGGTCTTCGTCAATCTCGGCGAAGACGGCTTGCCCGCGCCCCATGGCCGGACGGAGATCAAGTACGTCAAGGATCAGTTCCAGGACGGCATCACCAGCGAGTGA
- a CDS encoding formate/nitrite transporter family protein, which yields MDTHEEGKTPDLSAQEQHEVDRNQPPRAAVLHEIIRTQGNQELERSIAALWWSALAAGLTMGLSLMAMGLLNSRLPDHEGFKVIASFGYCAGFLAVILARQQLFTENTLTAVLPVMSNPTLANFGRLLRLWGVVLVGNLCGTLLVAYVMLHLPIFDKPTDQAFLEIGRKVMENDTGQMFAKGIISGWMIATMVWMIPSMESAKMWIITLITYLMALGDFTHIVVGSAEVSYLVFAGQLSWEDFWLVFAGPTLAGNIIGGSFIFALISHAQIRSEVSLPRGKPSAAPARRSDSE from the coding sequence ATGGATACCCACGAAGAAGGCAAGACCCCTGACCTTTCGGCCCAGGAGCAACACGAAGTCGACCGCAACCAGCCGCCGCGGGCGGCGGTGCTGCATGAAATCATCCGCACCCAGGGCAATCAGGAATTGGAGCGCAGTATTGCCGCGCTCTGGTGGTCGGCCCTGGCGGCGGGGTTGACCATGGGCCTGTCGCTGATGGCGATGGGGTTGCTCAACTCGCGGTTGCCGGATCACGAAGGCTTCAAGGTGATCGCCAGTTTTGGCTACTGCGCCGGTTTTCTCGCGGTGATCCTGGCTCGACAGCAATTGTTCACCGAAAACACCCTGACTGCCGTGTTGCCGGTCATGAGCAACCCCACGCTGGCCAATTTCGGCCGGCTGCTGCGGCTGTGGGGCGTGGTGCTGGTGGGCAACCTCTGCGGAACCTTGCTGGTGGCGTACGTGATGCTGCACCTGCCGATTTTCGACAAGCCCACCGACCAGGCATTCCTGGAGATCGGCCGCAAGGTCATGGAAAACGACACCGGCCAGATGTTCGCCAAGGGCATCATTTCTGGCTGGATGATCGCCACCATGGTCTGGATGATCCCGTCGATGGAAAGCGCCAAGATGTGGATCATCACGCTCATCACCTACTTGATGGCGCTGGGCGATTTCACCCACATCGTGGTCGGCTCGGCCGAGGTGTCGTATCTGGTCTTTGCCGGGCAACTGTCGTGGGAGGACTTCTGGCTGGTGTTCGCCGGGCCGACGTTGGCGGGGAATATCATCGGTGGCAGCTTTATTTTTGCGCTGATCAGCCATGCGCAGATTCGTAGCGAAGTGAGCCTGCCCAGAGGTAAGCCATCTGCTGCGCCAGCGCGGCGCAGCGACTCGGAGTAG
- a CDS encoding patatin-like phospholipase family protein — MLEISQYNPSLHACEHVDPLAKQAPPEGPQQLLCGATDRSITLVRNEDGSVQVSMNRPPITEVVLSGGGAKGVAYSGLVDTLEANGLMDFIETFLGASAGALAAALLACGMTHAGFDRISDDISLVKLLNSSKDEVSIWQDRLSKLGEQLKSIPLAQLLCDLLPRLGSKGMPLEELIRKESCAALLQCCEKHPTPLSTEAQKAVANVEINQHVTFADLAALSKDIPQIKTLEITGTAMFEEGTQSVFFNANLTPNMDIAVAARISASLPVVFSKPTLQGQPFQPMGTTTAFADGGILNNTPVPAIYNPTASTSPIPNGEHLILVFDTEKSGQETQRGTGMSALIDRLLKAPHTASSVWNAEQLKRFDEHTVVVPLKFKEGDHSGLRGTVDFNMPKKTKNFLQEELRKAVQAHLDERNATQLTYSFASIREALLAFDDNTLEQLSAELEHDEACAEVIAFRRHAQLALKELKESIKTANKTSSKLEPTQEMHMPIWALDQLADQPDQLEWLAKRLNHGNDPDFMQFLQAAAEWDKGAPSAISVVTQHAVEKMHLQDVATRAHNVVQHVLNPARFLGGQPDANIKLINGAIRELQEVQDPKASKNSLEQKIAFNNSLERVIANYRSRYTGLLDPESKTRTTLRNMRFK; from the coding sequence ATGCTAGAAATTTCGCAATACAATCCTTCCCTTCACGCTTGTGAACACGTAGACCCGCTTGCCAAACAAGCCCCCCCTGAAGGCCCCCAACAATTGCTCTGCGGCGCGACAGACCGGTCGATCACTCTCGTTCGAAATGAGGACGGTAGCGTCCAGGTCAGTATGAATCGGCCGCCCATCACAGAAGTGGTCCTGAGCGGCGGTGGCGCCAAGGGGGTGGCTTATTCCGGCCTCGTCGATACGCTCGAAGCCAACGGCCTCATGGACTTTATCGAAACGTTCTTAGGTGCCTCTGCGGGGGCCCTAGCGGCCGCTTTACTCGCCTGCGGTATGACTCATGCCGGCTTCGACAGGATCTCCGACGACATCTCCCTCGTTAAGTTGCTCAACAGCAGCAAGGACGAGGTTTCAATCTGGCAGGACAGGTTGTCGAAATTGGGCGAGCAATTGAAAAGCATTCCCCTGGCGCAATTGCTCTGTGATCTGTTGCCACGCCTGGGCTCCAAGGGGATGCCGCTGGAGGAACTGATCAGAAAGGAATCCTGCGCGGCGCTTTTGCAATGCTGCGAAAAGCACCCCACACCTCTTTCCACAGAAGCGCAAAAAGCCGTTGCCAACGTGGAAATAAACCAGCACGTCACCTTTGCCGACCTGGCAGCGCTGAGCAAAGATATCCCGCAGATCAAGACGCTAGAAATCACCGGCACCGCCATGTTCGAGGAAGGTACGCAATCAGTGTTCTTCAACGCGAACCTGACCCCGAACATGGACATTGCCGTGGCAGCACGTATCTCCGCGTCGCTGCCGGTGGTGTTCAGCAAGCCGACCCTGCAAGGGCAGCCGTTCCAACCCATGGGCACCACCACGGCATTTGCCGATGGCGGCATCCTGAACAACACACCGGTACCTGCTATCTATAACCCGACTGCCTCGACGAGCCCGATCCCGAACGGCGAGCACTTGATACTGGTATTCGACACTGAAAAATCAGGCCAGGAAACCCAGCGGGGGACGGGTATGTCAGCCCTGATCGATAGACTTCTCAAGGCCCCCCATACGGCCAGCTCTGTGTGGAATGCCGAGCAACTGAAGCGTTTTGACGAACATACCGTCGTCGTACCGCTGAAATTCAAAGAAGGCGATCACTCCGGCCTGAGGGGAACGGTCGATTTCAATATGCCCAAGAAGACAAAGAATTTTCTTCAGGAAGAACTGCGCAAGGCTGTCCAAGCCCATCTGGACGAGCGCAACGCCACTCAGCTAACCTATTCGTTTGCCTCAATCAGGGAGGCCCTGCTGGCGTTTGACGACAACACGTTAGAGCAGCTAAGCGCAGAGCTGGAGCACGACGAAGCCTGCGCCGAGGTGATCGCCTTCAGGCGGCACGCACAACTGGCGCTGAAAGAATTAAAGGAATCGATCAAGACAGCAAACAAAACGTCCTCCAAGCTTGAACCCACCCAAGAGATGCACATGCCTATCTGGGCCCTCGACCAGCTTGCGGATCAGCCCGACCAGTTGGAATGGCTGGCAAAACGCCTCAATCACGGCAATGACCCGGACTTCATGCAGTTCCTGCAGGCCGCCGCCGAGTGGGACAAAGGCGCGCCCAGCGCCATTTCCGTGGTGACCCAGCACGCCGTCGAGAAAATGCATCTGCAAGACGTTGCCACCCGCGCCCATAACGTCGTGCAACACGTACTGAATCCCGCGCGCTTTCTCGGCGGCCAGCCCGATGCGAACATCAAGCTGATCAACGGGGCCATTCGGGAATTGCAAGAGGTGCAAGATCCAAAGGCGTCCAAAAATTCACTGGAACAGAAGATCGCGTTCAACAATTCACTTGAACGGGTCATCGCGAACTACAGGTCGCGCTACACGGGGCTGCTCGATCCGGAGTCAAAAACCCGCACGACACTGCGCAACATGCGATTCAAATAA
- a CDS encoding MFS transporter, with product MPLALLALAVAAFGIGTTEFVIMGLLPDVARDLAVSIPQAGLLITGYALGVVFGAPILAIGTANMPRKATLLGMTLMFILGNVLCALAPNYTTLMAARVITALCHGAFFGIGSVVAAGLVAPNKRAQAIAMMFTGLTLANVLGVPLGTALGQYAGWRSTFWAVSVIGVIAAIAQWVWLPKDIPMEKANLASEFKVLGKVNVLLALGMSVLASTSLFSVFTYIAPILQDITGVSPHGVTIMLLLFGVGLTAGSFLGGRLADRRLLPSLVAMALAVVLVLAAFSQTSQSVIPAAITLVLWGIFAFALCPILQLLIIDQAHEAPNLGSTLNQSAFNLGNAAGAWIGGLVVASGADLADLPWTGAAVGGLTVLTALFFIHRQRRLAAVAV from the coding sequence ATGCCACTCGCCTTGCTTGCTTTGGCCGTCGCCGCTTTCGGCATCGGCACGACTGAATTCGTCATCATGGGCCTGCTGCCCGATGTCGCCCGTGACCTGGCGGTGAGCATTCCCCAGGCCGGGCTGTTGATCACCGGCTACGCCCTGGGCGTGGTGTTCGGCGCACCGATCCTGGCCATCGGCACCGCGAACATGCCGCGCAAGGCAACGCTGCTGGGCATGACGCTGATGTTCATCCTGGGCAACGTGCTCTGCGCCCTGGCGCCGAACTACACCACGCTAATGGCCGCCCGGGTCATCACTGCCCTGTGTCACGGGGCGTTCTTTGGCATCGGTTCGGTGGTGGCCGCCGGGTTGGTGGCGCCGAACAAACGGGCCCAAGCGATCGCAATGATGTTCACCGGCCTGACCCTGGCCAACGTGTTGGGCGTGCCGTTGGGCACGGCCCTGGGGCAATACGCCGGCTGGCGCTCGACCTTCTGGGCGGTGTCGGTCATCGGCGTGATCGCAGCCATTGCCCAATGGGTCTGGCTGCCCAAGGACATCCCCATGGAAAAAGCCAACCTGGCGAGCGAGTTCAAGGTCCTGGGCAAGGTCAACGTGTTGCTGGCCCTGGGCATGAGTGTGCTGGCCTCCACCAGCCTGTTCAGCGTGTTCACCTACATCGCACCGATCCTGCAGGACATCACCGGCGTCAGTCCGCACGGCGTGACGATCATGCTGCTGTTGTTCGGTGTCGGCCTGACGGCGGGCAGCTTCCTTGGCGGACGGCTGGCCGACCGGCGCCTGCTACCGTCGCTGGTGGCCATGGCCCTGGCCGTGGTGCTGGTGCTCGCCGCGTTCAGCCAGACCAGCCAGTCGGTGATACCCGCCGCCATCACCCTCGTGCTGTGGGGCATCTTCGCCTTCGCCCTGTGCCCGATCTTGCAACTGCTGATCATTGACCAGGCCCACGAAGCCCCGAATCTCGGCTCGACCCTGAACCAGAGCGCGTTCAACCTCGGTAATGCGGCCGGGGCGTGGATTGGCGGGTTGGTGGTGGCCAGCGGGGCTGATTTGGCCGACTTGCCATGGACGGGGGCAGCTGTCGGCGGCCTTACGGTATTGACAGCCTTGTTCTTTATTCATCGGCAACGACGCTTGGCGGCAGTGGCTGTTTGA
- a CDS encoding EamA family transporter — MLATALVLVAALLHAAWNTLIKFSGERLLVVACMDSVALLFVALALGFVALPPVDIWPWILASAAFELLYRYLLIQAYRVGDLGLVYPLMRGLSPLVVLVLTFIFAGEALTTQQIVGILLIPFGMLCLLWQGGGGARLPWSMLPVVALIGLCIGCYTFIDGHALRRWSHPLDYLVWVTLLSAWPFPLLTLVAKRPAFMRFWREQWRLGLAVGFCVLFSYALVLWAMQLGSIAEAAALREISVILVVLFGMRYLKEPFGRPRLLACGLVLAGMLVMKF, encoded by the coding sequence GTGCTTGCGACGGCCTTGGTGTTGGTTGCGGCGCTGTTGCATGCGGCGTGGAATACGCTGATCAAGTTCAGTGGCGAGCGTCTGTTGGTGGTGGCGTGCATGGACAGCGTCGCGTTGCTGTTCGTCGCCCTGGCCCTGGGCTTCGTGGCCCTGCCGCCCGTGGACATCTGGCCGTGGATCCTGGCGTCGGCGGCGTTCGAGTTGCTGTATCGCTATTTGCTGATCCAGGCGTATCGGGTCGGTGACCTGGGGCTGGTCTATCCGCTGATGCGAGGGTTGTCGCCGCTGGTGGTGCTGGTCCTGACTTTTATCTTCGCCGGTGAAGCGCTGACAACCCAGCAGATCGTCGGCATCCTGCTGATCCCGTTCGGCATGCTCTGCCTGTTGTGGCAGGGCGGTGGCGGGGCGCGGCTGCCCTGGTCGATGCTGCCGGTGGTGGCGCTGATCGGCTTGTGCATTGGCTGCTACACCTTTATCGACGGCCACGCCCTGCGGCGCTGGTCCCATCCGCTGGATTACCTGGTCTGGGTCACGTTGCTCAGCGCCTGGCCGTTCCCGCTGCTGACGTTGGTCGCCAAGCGGCCGGCGTTCATGCGGTTCTGGCGTGAGCAGTGGCGGCTGGGGCTGGCGGTCGGGTTCTGTGTATTGTTCAGCTACGCTCTGGTGCTCTGGGCCATGCAATTGGGGTCGATCGCCGAAGCGGCGGCGCTGCGGGAGATCAGTGTGATCCTGGTGGTGTTGTTCGGCATGCGTTACCTGAAAGAACCTTTCGGCCGGCCGCGGCTCTTAGCTTGCGGGCTGGTGCTGGCGGGCATGCTGGTGATGAAATTCTGA
- a CDS encoding MAPEG family protein, whose protein sequence is MTVALWCVLIAFLLPYLCIAIAKVGGKYRLRDNYDPRDFLETLEGAPRRAYAAQLNSFEITPFFAAAVIVAHLAGNAELVTINVLSVLFITSRLLYIICYLADWAILRSLVWFVGVGLVLSFFFVSV, encoded by the coding sequence ATGACGGTTGCCCTGTGGTGCGTGTTGATTGCCTTTCTCTTGCCTTACCTCTGTATTGCAATCGCCAAGGTCGGTGGGAAATACCGGTTGCGGGATAATTACGACCCTCGGGATTTCCTCGAAACGCTTGAAGGCGCACCTCGACGCGCATACGCCGCGCAATTGAACAGCTTTGAAATCACCCCGTTTTTTGCCGCCGCCGTGATCGTCGCGCACCTGGCCGGCAATGCCGAGCTGGTGACCATCAATGTGTTGTCCGTGTTGTTCATCACCAGCCGCCTGTTGTACATCATCTGCTACCTGGCGGACTGGGCGATCCTGCGCTCGCTGGTGTGGTTCGTGGGCGTAGGGTTGGTGTTGAGTTTCTTCTTCGTTTCGGTCTGA
- the mltA gene encoding murein transglycosylase A produces the protein MNSRFKTWHKGLALTLPLIALLAGCNRGEKVEAPQTHALATYASAPWEALPSVSDKDLLAGFGSWRSACTRLKADATWGPTCAAAANVPQTAQAVRSFLKQNLDVYGLRSGDNSPNGLITGYYEPVYPGSLTRTATANIPVYGVPEDMIIVSLDSIYPELKGKRLRGRLEGRVLKPYDDAATIENNGVKAPVIAWLTDPMNLQFLQIQGSGRIRLDDGRLLRIGYADQNGHPYRPIGRWLVEQGELKKEDVTMGTISAWAKANPNRIPELLGSNPSYVFFNRNPDSNEGPRGSLNVPLTAGYSVAVDRKVIPLGSLLWLSTTRPDGSALNRPVAAQDTGGAITGEVRADLFWGTGEAAGQLAGDMKQQGQIWMLWPKGMALPQVPQVANAVSANP, from the coding sequence ATGAACAGCCGCTTCAAGACCTGGCACAAAGGCCTGGCGTTGACCCTACCGCTGATCGCGCTGCTGGCCGGCTGCAATCGCGGCGAAAAGGTCGAAGCGCCGCAGACCCACGCGCTCGCCACGTATGCCAGCGCGCCGTGGGAAGCCTTACCGTCGGTGTCCGACAAGGATTTGCTGGCCGGTTTCGGCTCTTGGCGCAGCGCTTGTACCCGGCTCAAGGCCGATGCGACGTGGGGGCCCACCTGCGCGGCAGCGGCCAATGTGCCGCAGACCGCACAGGCCGTTCGCAGCTTTCTGAAACAGAACCTGGACGTCTATGGCCTGCGTTCGGGCGACAACAGCCCCAACGGCCTGATCACCGGTTACTACGAGCCGGTCTACCCCGGCAGTCTCACCCGGACCGCTACCGCGAATATCCCGGTGTACGGGGTGCCGGAGGACATGATCATTGTGTCACTGGACAGCATTTACCCCGAACTCAAGGGTAAACGCCTGCGCGGTCGCCTCGAAGGCCGAGTGCTCAAGCCCTATGACGACGCAGCCACCATCGAAAACAATGGAGTGAAGGCCCCCGTCATCGCCTGGCTGACAGACCCGATGAACCTGCAATTCCTGCAAATCCAGGGCTCGGGTCGCATCCGCCTCGACGATGGCCGCCTATTGCGTATCGGCTATGCCGACCAGAATGGTCATCCTTATCGCCCCATTGGCCGCTGGCTGGTGGAACAGGGGGAACTGAAAAAAGAAGACGTCACCATGGGCACCATCAGTGCCTGGGCCAAGGCCAACCCGAACCGCATTCCTGAGCTGCTGGGCAGCAACCCCAGCTACGTGTTTTTCAATCGCAACCCTGACAGCAACGAAGGCCCGCGCGGCTCGCTGAACGTACCGTTGACCGCGGGCTACAGCGTGGCGGTGGACCGCAAGGTGATTCCGCTGGGCAGCCTGCTGTGGCTGTCCACCACGCGCCCCGACGGCAGCGCCCTGAATCGCCCCGTCGCCGCCCAGGACACCGGCGGCGCAATTACCGGCGAAGTACGGGCGGACCTGTTCTGGGGCACGGGCGAGGCGGCAGGGCAACTGGCCGGGGACATGAAGCAACAGGGGCAGATCTGGATGCTCTGGCCCAAGGGCATGGCGTTGCCCCAAGTGCCACAGGTGGCGAATGCGGTTAGCGCCAATCCCTAA
- a CDS encoding c-type cytochrome translates to MFVKRFSMAVLACLMLSACGGVDPNSPLGQRKAIFKQMLKTNEELGGMLRGRVPFDGARFAEGAVKLDQLSHEPWKHFPPVREQDHTSALDDVWQKQAHFQDLARNLEAATGELVIASKVQPYKASYLAPAVQKVEDACSACHKKFRDH, encoded by the coding sequence ATGTTTGTAAAACGATTTTCCATGGCCGTACTGGCGTGCCTGATGTTGTCCGCTTGTGGCGGTGTCGATCCCAATTCCCCGCTGGGCCAACGCAAGGCGATCTTCAAGCAGATGCTCAAGACCAACGAAGAGTTGGGCGGCATGTTGCGCGGCCGAGTCCCGTTCGACGGTGCGCGTTTCGCCGAAGGCGCGGTGAAGCTTGATCAACTGTCCCATGAGCCGTGGAAGCACTTCCCGCCAGTACGCGAGCAGGACCACACCAGCGCCCTGGATGATGTCTGGCAAAAGCAGGCACATTTCCAAGACCTGGCCCGCAATCTTGAAGCCGCCACCGGCGAGTTGGTGATCGCCAGCAAGGTGCAGCCCTACAAGGCCAGCTACTTGGCGCCGGCGGTGCAGAAAGTCGAGGATGCTTGCAGCGCCTGTCATAAGAAGTTTCGGGATCATTGA
- a CDS encoding DUF1090 domain-containing protein, whose product MNFLSPVALLVLCSAMAAPSMADEQAPELTGCAAKRQGIINQIELAKSRGNKDQQEGLETALNEVTTHCTDASLRKERENKVLDAKHEVSRRQADLEKAMKKGDAERINKRKDKLAASRKELQEAVDELDQ is encoded by the coding sequence ATGAATTTCCTGTCCCCCGTTGCCCTGCTGGTCTTATGCAGCGCCATGGCCGCCCCCTCGATGGCGGACGAGCAAGCACCGGAGCTTACCGGCTGCGCGGCCAAGCGCCAGGGCATCATCAACCAGATCGAGCTGGCCAAGTCCCGTGGCAACAAGGATCAGCAAGAAGGCCTGGAAACCGCGCTGAACGAAGTCACCACGCATTGCACCGACGCCTCCTTGCGCAAAGAGCGGGAAAACAAGGTGCTCGACGCCAAGCACGAAGTCAGCCGGCGCCAGGCCGACCTGGAAAAAGCCATGAAGAAAGGCGACGCCGAACGCATCAACAAACGCAAGGACAAGCTGGCCGCCTCCCGCAAGGAACTGCAGGAAGCGGTCGATGAGCTAGATCAGTAG